Genomic segment of Vallitalea okinawensis:
GGTAACAAATGTAAGAGGGGCAAGGAATATGCTTTAAAAGAGCTAACTTTCCCGACTAGAGTATTACCTACGACAGTATCTATAAAGAATGGGATACTCCCACGTCTGCCAGTGAAGACCAATGCTCCTATTCCAAAGGATAAAATATTTGATGCAATGAAGATTATTAACAAGGTGGAAGTCGTTGCACCTACTAAAGTGGGAGATATCATAATTGCTAACATATTAGATACAGGTGTTGATGTGGTTGCTACACGCGATATGGATGAGAGGGAGAAAGTTTAAATATTATTATAGAGATGCTAATCAGGTGGTACTTTGTATCATCTGATTTTCTAATTTTCATTTACTCCTAACAGTAATTTGATATATACTCACAAGTTTTAAGATGTATTTAATATATTTTATGAAGTTGTGTAGTATAATAAAAGGGAAATGTCTTACAGCTATATGTAAGCATAGCAGTGGATAAAGAGAAGGAGGAGTATTATGAACGCACATGAAATTGATTACAAAATTTATGGTGATGATATGCAATTGGTAGAAATTGAGCTTGACCCAAGTGAATCAGTTGTAGCAGAAGCTGGAGCCATGATGTATATGGATAATGGTATTCAAATGGATACGATCTTTGGAGATGGTACACAGACTGATAATGGATTTATGGGGAAATTATTTAGTGCAGGTAAGAGAGTATTAACAGGTGAAAGTTTATTCATGACAGTGTTTACGAATCAAATGCACGAGAAAGCTCAGGTTTCATTTGCAGCGCCATATCCAGGTAAGATCATCCCATTTGATTTAACAGCATATAGTGGTAAAATAGTTTGTCAAAAGGATGCTTTTCTATGTGCTGCTAAAGGTGTTTCTGTCGGTGTTGAATTTCAAAGAAAATTAGGTGCTGGCTTCTTTGGTGGTGAGGGATTCATCATGCAAAAGCTAGAAGGTGACGGCATGGCATTTTGTCATGCAGGTGGGGCTATCATTGAGAGAACACTTCAACCTGGAGAAATACTCAAAGTGGATACTGGATGTCTAGTTGCGATGACAAGAGATGTCAATTTTGATGTTCAATTTGTTGGAGGTATCAAAAGTGCATTCTTTGGCGGAGAAGGTTTATTCTTTGCTACATTAACAGGGCCAGGTAAGATATGGTTACAATCATTACCATTTAGTAGAATGGCAGATCGAATCATTCGTGCTTCTAACCTATCTTCTGAAAGAGGCAAAGGAGAAGTTAAAATTAATTTATTTGATTAATCATTTGCACATGATAAGTAATAGAAGTTATTACTTGTCATGTGCTTTATATTTGTCTGTAGGACCTTGTACTATTTTCCTAACTATGTTTACAATAATCTATTAAAGTGAGATAATTATTATATGAATATTAGAAAACTAATCCAGTTCGTGGTGATAGGAGGACGGCATTGATGAAAGATTTTGTGAATAAGGAAGTTGGTATCGTTCTTGAAGGTGGAGGGGCAAGAGGAGCTTATCAAATTGGAGCTTGGAAGGCGCTTCGTGAAATTGGCGTCACTATTAAAGGAGTGGTAGGTGCATCAGTAGGGGCTTTGAATGGAGCGATGATGGCTCAAGATGAATATGATCAGGCATATAAACTGTGGCAGAATATTAAGTACTCACAAGTTATCGATGTGGATGATCAGCTTTTTGAGAAGATTAGAAGTTTAAATATTGTCCAAGAAGACCTGAAGGATGTAGCTGTAGGACTTAAAAAACTGATTAAAAATAGTGGTTTTGATATTACACCCATGCGCCAAATGTTAAGTGAAGTCCTAGAAGAAGAGAAGATAAGACAATCTGGTATTGATTTTGGTCTTGTGACTATATCTCTTTCAGATTTTAAGTCCATAGAAACATTTATAGAGGATATACCTAATGGATTACTAGAAGATTTCTTATTAGCCAGTGCCTATCTACCTGTTTTTAAGACTGAGAAGCTTCATGGTAAATACTATATGGATGGCGGCTTCTATAATAACTTACCTATTAAAATGCTTATTGATAAAGGTTATAAAGATATTATAGTTATCCGCATTCATGGTATTGGTCATATTCCACGCTATGAAGTACCTGAGGATGTTTCTGTCACATATATTGAACCAAAAGAATCATTAGGAGGGTCATTGGATTTTATAAGTGATAATGCACGCTATAATATAAAGCTAGGTTACCACGATACCATGAATATTTTTCAAGAATTGAAAGGAAATCAATACTATATTCAATCAACATATGATGAAGCTTATTACATCTCAAAATTTTTAGATTTACCAAAGAAAGCAGTAAAATATTTTACGATGCGATATGGTAATGATGAGCTGAGCGATGAAAGAAATATAATGGAATATATTTTACCACGACTAGCTAAAAAAGTTGGGCTACCTAATAGCTGGAGTTATGAAGAACTTTTTATCAGTATCTATGAACATGTGGCATCAACTATGGGGATTGAAAGATTTCAAATCTATGATTTAGAAAATTTTATTCAAATGGTTAAAGGAGGATCCGTTGTACAACATGAAGAAACACTTCTAGATAGACTTCTAGATGATCGATTCAGCAAAGTTATGATTTATACATGTAAACATTGGTAACTAAAAAATTAAAATGTCATATTGACATTGTTAATTTTTTTGCATATAATATAAGTAATTAAATAGATTTCTTCGGGGCAGGGTGAAATTCCCGACCGGCGGTTATAGTCCGCGAGTAGTTGTTAGAGCTGCTGATTTGGTGAAATTCCAAAACCGACAGTAAAGTCTGGATGGGAGAAGAAGTTAGAAACAAGAATGAAAATGTTTGCAGAAAATTGATTCTGCATTTACGTAGACTCCTATCATTGCCCCATGATGAAAGGAGATTTTTTATGTCTACAAATACAATAACAACGCATCAAAAAAAAATACTATCTACTCAAAATGTCATTAATATCGGTATGTTATCAGCAATATCCTTTGTATTAATGTACTTTGATTTTCCACTACCCTTATTTCCAGAGTTTTTGAAGATTGATTTGAGTGATATCCCTGCAGTTATTGGTACATTTGCATTAGGACCTATTGCAGGAATCTTTATTGAATTAATTAAGAATTTACTTTATCTTGTTATCAAAGGAACATCATCAGGTGGAATTGGTGAAGTTGCTAACTTTATCGTAGGAATTTCTTATATTGTTCCATTAGGAATGGTATTGAAGTGGAGTAAAAATGAGAAAAGATCTTTATACGGTGTAATTATTGGTCTTGTTTCCATGTTGGTAGTTGGCGCTATAGGGAATTATTTCTTCTTTATACCTGCATACTCAAGATTTTATGGCATGCCAATTGAATCTTTTGTTAGTATGTCAAACGTAGTCAATCCATTAGTAACAGACTTTAAAACAATGGTACTATTTGCAATTACACCATTTAACCTCATAAAAGGTACTGTTATATCTATAGCGGGATATTACCTCTACCAAATGTTAAAACCAGCTATTTTAAGAATGAAAAAGTAACATTTAGAATATTTTAAGCGTACCTGAGGGTACGCTTTTTATAGTATAGGAAACAAACATGTATTAGTAAACACAAAGTACACATATTTGAAATATGACGATAGTCACTTTTCTTGTTTATCACTCAGTTTTATGTGAGTATCATCGTCAATGATTTTGCGTAATTTTTCTATGATTTCATTAATAGTAACATATTCTGTTCCATAAGTAAGATTGAATGCATAATTAAAATCCGATGGGTTTTTTCCTTGGTTATGCTGAATAATTGTTTCCATTTTATCTAGGGACTTAGCAATTTTAGCTTCAATAGAAATAGCTTCATTATATTCCTTCCAGAGTGATGTGATCATTTCCTTAGAAGACTTAGGTAAGGTGTTAATTAGTCTAAGAATATCTCTTTCTTCATTAATCAATTTCTCATCTTGATCAATTGGTATGGTAGCAGAAATATCTCCTTCATAGGCTTCACCTAAATCATGAACGAGACACATGCTTATAACTTTAGAAAAGTTCACTTCAGGAATATAAGGTGTTAATACAAGAGCCAACATAGCCAATCGCCAAGAATGCTCGGCAACACTTTCTTGCTTTCCTTCAGAGGTCCAAGCAGTTCGAGTGATATTTTTTAATCGTTCCAGTTCTTTTATGAAAGTGATGATCTCTTCAACTTTTATCTGATTTTCTGTATTCATCATCTTACCTCCTTGTTTAGATCATACTGTAAGAGTGATATATATTATCATACTACAAATTATTAAATAATACACTTCATTTATAACGGTATAAAAGTTCTACCTGTCATTACTAGTAAAGCAATATCTTTTTCTTACATTACCCTTTGTGAAACCTATTTAACAAATAGATCAAGCTTGGAATAATATATTATAGAAAACTTAATTGGTGTGATCTTTATGCTATCTAATTTAATAGTTGTAAGCCATATGTCTTTAAATCTTTTGCAAGTAGTTGAGGAAAAGACGGCATCCTATAGTCCGTCCTATGGCGTTTTATTACTGATTTTATTGGTTCTCATTTTATCAGTAAGTATTGTTATATTATACAGCAAATACCTAAAAATTAAGCAAAAATATTCCAAGTATTTTATGACTTCAATAAAAGAAAGGGACCATAAAAAAAACAGCAATGATGATTTGGAAAAAGACTTAGAGGAAGACGAGGATGATCCACTGGCTACTGTAATGGAGGCAAGTGGCTTTGTATACAATCCGAAAAAAGATATATTTTATTCACATAGAAATCCATGGCAAAGAAAATTTGGTTATTGTCGTTTGTATGATGAAGCTTCTGCTCCCCTTGGTATGATCATTGATTGTGAGCCCATTTATTTTCGCTATAAAGGGAGAAGATGGTTAATTGAATTTTGGAAAGGTCAATACGATTTAACCACCGGATGTGAGATAGGTGTTTATGCAACAGATGGACCAGATTTAGACATCCCTGGACTATTCAATGGAACCTTTTATCATAGTGTTGGTGATAAAGACATGTTAAAAATGTCTTATACTCTAAGGAAGAATGGTCGAATACTTTTTAGACGTAAAGCTAAACATTGGTGGTTAACAGGTTTTAAGTTGGGCGAGTTTTCGCAACCTATGGAGTTATCAATGGACATTAGTATTTTATTGAAAGATGAGTCTATGCTTTATGCTTTTTTGAAGGGCTTAAAAAACGCGGGTTATGATAGGCGTGAAATAAGAATTCAAGGAACTAGGGTAGATATAAAGTTTGACAAACCACATGTACCACAACCCCTCACGCGGACAAAGGAAACAGATCGACTGATACAGATGAAAAACAAGTTAATGTGTGATCAATATCAAGAAATTACAAGAGGCTATAAAAATATGCCCAATAAATTGAATGCTATCCGAAAACAGTCACCAGAATTATATGAAAAGATTATGCATATAGGTAAAATAATTCAATTTTTTGACATCTATAAAACCATTGATGAATATTTGTAGTCATAATAAATAAAGATACTTATTTTTGTCATAAAACAAATATTTCTTTTTTATATTTAGAATAGATCATTTATTTTTTGCTACTTAAAGAAGGTTTTAATGATGTATTCAGAAAAAAGATTATCAAAAATTTTTGAAAGGGCAGAACAAATTCCCTTTGATGATGGCTCCCGAATTGTTCTTATGAGTGATTGTCATAGAGGGGATGGTAGTTGGGCAGATGATTTTTCTAAGAATCAAAACCTTTTCTTTGCTGCACTAACCCAGTATTATCATAAAGATTATCTGTATATTGAACTTGGGGACGGGGACGAACTTTGGGAGAATAAAAAATTTGAGACCATTATTCAAACCCATAGCAATGCCTTTTGGTTACTATCAAAGTTTTATAATGAAGGGCGATTGTATTTTATTTATGGGAATCATGATATTGTGAAGAGAGATTATAACTTTGTGCAAAGAAATTTGAGTCAATATTTTGATGAACGTGATAGACGATACAAATCTCTATTTACAGATATGCAAATTCATGAAGGATTAGTATTAATCCATCGCATTACAGGAGATAAAATTTTCCTTGTTCATGGACACCAGGTTGACTTTTTAAATGATACATTATGGCGATTAGCAAGATTTTTAGTAAGGTATTTATGGAAGCCTCTTGAGTTATTTGGGGTTAACGATCCCACACGTGCGGCAAAAAATTATACTAAAAAAGAGGCCGTTGGTAAAAAACTCACTCAATGGGTGAAGAAAGAAAATCAGATACTGATAGCAGGCCATACCCATCTCCCCGTATTTCCGGAGGTTGGAGAAGTTCCTTATTTTAATGATGGCAGTTGCGTTCATCCCAGGTGTATAACAGCCATTGAAATTGTAAATGGCAGTATCATGTTGGTTAAATGGCATGTTAAAACCACGAAGGAAGGTATAATGTATATCGGTAAAGATGTATTGGCTGGTCCAAGAAGATTAAAGGACTATTTTGACACCACATTAATATCAGAAACAGGATAGCGAAAAACGGAGGGACTCGACGTTCCTCCTTACTTGTTGTATAGTTAATCCTATGACTTTATGCACCTATTGTTAATATAGGTTTTTTTAGATACAGAAAATTCTATTAAATACAAGATTCAAATATGTTTCTTTTTATGTTATAATTTAACATATAATACTTCAACGAAAAAAACATATGAAAGCATTAGTCAAGAGAGGGGGATAAATAAATATTAAATAGTTCAAAAACTGAATCTTGTTATTTCCGAGCATATGAATCTAAACGATTGATCGCATGATAGTATGCCGATGGGTAATATGAGAAATTATATTGCCTCCCGTATTTGGAAAGGAAATATGCCATGAGTATCAATTGACTCATGATATATTTGTGCGCAGATAGCTATCTTTCCGTAGCTATTTTTTATTTAAAACTATTATTGACAGAATTTAAGAAAAATTCATGCATTGGAGGTTGATAAATGAAAAAGTGGACGTTACATTTAAGACTACTAGCTCTTTTATGCAGTCTCACAATAGTTGTTGCAAGTTGTACAAGTGAAGACTCATTACAAGAGCAGTTGATTAAGAAATACGAAGGATATGTAATAGAAAAGATTAAAGTGGATAGTGAAAATGCTGTTCAGCAAGCCTATATCATTAATAATCAACAATTAGAAGAATATATTTGCTTTGTAGTAGAAGAAAAAGGTTATGAAGATATGATACAAGCATTGGTGGTAATTGACACACAAAAGGAAATTATTACTGAAATAGAAATATTGGACGAAAAGGAGTCCATAGGTTATGGAGAATACGTTACTGAGTCTTGGTTTTTAAATCGTTTTCAAGGTATAGCAACTAAGGAGACTATAGAAGTTGTCAAAATGAAAGCTGAAAATCCCAATGAGATTGTAGCTATTACAGGTGCTACGATTACTAGTAAAGGAGTAGTAAAGGCAGTTAATGATTGTTTAGTATATTATGAGGAAATGAAAGGGGATTAAAATGAGATTTCAAAGGATATGGATAATCAGTTTATTAGCCATCTTAATGGTTCTAACCAGCTGTCAAGCACAAAAAGAAGAAAAAAATAGTCAGGCTACACTTCAAGTACAAGAGGCAGGGAATCAGACAGTTAAAATTACTGGTTTGTCACAGGGGGATGTCCTGATATCTATAACTGATATAAAAGAGAGAGAAGCCAAAGATATGACTATAGAATCCATTAGATCCAGTGGAGAAATTAAGAAAAATTCTATTAAAGGTATTTTGCTTCAAGATCTTTTAAAGGATTATGATAGTTGTGAAGAAGACTTCAGTGCCATACAATTAGTAGCCGGTGACGGTTATTCCATGGTTGTTCCTCTTGAAATAATAAAGAAAAGGGATATTGTTTTAGCATACGAAGTAGATGGTGAACCTCTCGAGGATAAAGCACAGCCATTAATGACAGCTATTCCTGATGAGAGATCCATGTATTGGGTAAAGAATTTGGTTGAAATCAATCTGATGAGAGAAGAGGGACAATCTTTAGCTAGACTGATTATAATTGATACAGCAAAAGATCATTTAGAGGCTGTTGACTATACTTACTATGATGCTGTTGATAAGGCTATTGCTGTTGAAGAATTATTTACATATTATGATATTGATACTGCTGGCAAAAAGGCTTCCATTAAAGCAAAGGATGGTCTAGAAAAAGAGGAAACTATTGAAGTGCTTAAGACTGGCTATTTCAAGATAACAGGTAAAGACACGCCGCTTTTCTTATCACCAGAATTACCTAAGGGAATGCACATCAAAGAGATTCTAACGATGAGTTATCAAAGTGATGCTTTTATATCATTATCCAGTGCTATGGAGATTTATGAAAAAGTCAAAATTGAGGATTATGATGCCATAGAGTTAGCTCCTATCTTAAAAGAGTTAGGTGTGATGGGGGAGGGCAACTATGTGTGTACAGGTTTTGACGGTTATAATTGTGTTTTGACTGC
This window contains:
- a CDS encoding patatin-like phospholipase family protein, which gives rise to MKDFVNKEVGIVLEGGGARGAYQIGAWKALREIGVTIKGVVGASVGALNGAMMAQDEYDQAYKLWQNIKYSQVIDVDDQLFEKIRSLNIVQEDLKDVAVGLKKLIKNSGFDITPMRQMLSEVLEEEKIRQSGIDFGLVTISLSDFKSIETFIEDIPNGLLEDFLLASAYLPVFKTEKLHGKYYMDGGFYNNLPIKMLIDKGYKDIIVIRIHGIGHIPRYEVPEDVSVTYIEPKESLGGSLDFISDNARYNIKLGYHDTMNIFQELKGNQYYIQSTYDEAYYISKFLDLPKKAVKYFTMRYGNDELSDERNIMEYILPRLAKKVGLPNSWSYEELFISIYEHVASTMGIERFQIYDLENFIQMVKGGSVVQHEETLLDRLLDDRFSKVMIYTCKHW
- a CDS encoding FMN-binding protein, which encodes MKKWTLHLRLLALLCSLTIVVASCTSEDSLQEQLIKKYEGYVIEKIKVDSENAVQQAYIINNQQLEEYICFVVEEKGYEDMIQALVVIDTQKEIITEIEILDEKESIGYGEYVTESWFLNRFQGIATKETIEVVKMKAENPNEIVAITGATITSKGVVKAVNDCLVYYEEMKGD
- a CDS encoding molybdopterin-dependent oxidoreductase produces the protein MRFQRIWIISLLAILMVLTSCQAQKEEKNSQATLQVQEAGNQTVKITGLSQGDVLISITDIKEREAKDMTIESIRSSGEIKKNSIKGILLQDLLKDYDSCEEDFSAIQLVAGDGYSMVVPLEIIKKRDIVLAYEVDGEPLEDKAQPLMTAIPDERSMYWVKNLVEINLMREEGQSLARLIIIDTAKDHLEAVDYTYYDAVDKAIAVEELFTYYDIDTAGKKASIKAKDGLEKEETIEVLKTGYFKITGKDTPLFLSPELPKGMHIKEILTMSYQSDAFISLSSAMEIYEKVKIEDYDAIELAPILKELGVMGEGNYVCTGFDGYNCVLTAEQLNNSYIYEREDAGYILTYMDGEKWSKVKGIETIELEK
- a CDS encoding TIGR00266 family protein, coding for MNAHEIDYKIYGDDMQLVEIELDPSESVVAEAGAMMYMDNGIQMDTIFGDGTQTDNGFMGKLFSAGKRVLTGESLFMTVFTNQMHEKAQVSFAAPYPGKIIPFDLTAYSGKIVCQKDAFLCAAKGVSVGVEFQRKLGAGFFGGEGFIMQKLEGDGMAFCHAGGAIIERTLQPGEILKVDTGCLVAMTRDVNFDVQFVGGIKSAFFGGEGLFFATLTGPGKIWLQSLPFSRMADRIIRASNLSSERGKGEVKINLFD
- a CDS encoding ECF transporter S component, encoding MSTNTITTHQKKILSTQNVINIGMLSAISFVLMYFDFPLPLFPEFLKIDLSDIPAVIGTFALGPIAGIFIELIKNLLYLVIKGTSSGGIGEVANFIVGISYIVPLGMVLKWSKNEKRSLYGVIIGLVSMLVVGAIGNYFFFIPAYSRFYGMPIESFVSMSNVVNPLVTDFKTMVLFAITPFNLIKGTVISIAGYYLYQMLKPAILRMKK
- a CDS encoding HD domain-containing protein, producing the protein MNTENQIKVEEIITFIKELERLKNITRTAWTSEGKQESVAEHSWRLAMLALVLTPYIPEVNFSKVISMCLVHDLGEAYEGDISATIPIDQDEKLINEERDILRLINTLPKSSKEMITSLWKEYNEAISIEAKIAKSLDKMETIIQHNQGKNPSDFNYAFNLTYGTEYVTINEIIEKLRKIIDDDTHIKLSDKQEK
- a CDS encoding metallophosphoesterase, whose protein sequence is MYSEKRLSKIFERAEQIPFDDGSRIVLMSDCHRGDGSWADDFSKNQNLFFAALTQYYHKDYLYIELGDGDELWENKKFETIIQTHSNAFWLLSKFYNEGRLYFIYGNHDIVKRDYNFVQRNLSQYFDERDRRYKSLFTDMQIHEGLVLIHRITGDKIFLVHGHQVDFLNDTLWRLARFLVRYLWKPLELFGVNDPTRAAKNYTKKEAVGKKLTQWVKKENQILIAGHTHLPVFPEVGEVPYFNDGSCVHPRCITAIEIVNGSIMLVKWHVKTTKEGIMYIGKDVLAGPRRLKDYFDTTLISETG
- a CDS encoding DUF4474 domain-containing protein, with protein sequence MLSNLIVVSHMSLNLLQVVEEKTASYSPSYGVLLLILLVLILSVSIVILYSKYLKIKQKYSKYFMTSIKERDHKKNSNDDLEKDLEEDEDDPLATVMEASGFVYNPKKDIFYSHRNPWQRKFGYCRLYDEASAPLGMIIDCEPIYFRYKGRRWLIEFWKGQYDLTTGCEIGVYATDGPDLDIPGLFNGTFYHSVGDKDMLKMSYTLRKNGRILFRRKAKHWWLTGFKLGEFSQPMELSMDISILLKDESMLYAFLKGLKNAGYDRREIRIQGTRVDIKFDKPHVPQPLTRTKETDRLIQMKNKLMCDQYQEITRGYKNMPNKLNAIRKQSPELYEKIMHIGKIIQFFDIYKTIDEYL
- a CDS encoding DUF1667 domain-containing protein; translated protein: MSKTHEMICIVCPLGCRLKVTENVELRVEGNKCKRGKEYALKELTFPTRVLPTTVSIKNGILPRLPVKTNAPIPKDKIFDAMKIINKVEVVAPTKVGDIIIANILDTGVDVVATRDMDEREKV